The genomic window TGGGTAAGCTTCTCTGTAAAACCTCACCTTGTCCGATTTGGAAAGGAATTCGTGAACAACCTGTTTTAAGACCCCCTTTCCTATGCCGTGCACCACCCTAACACTTTTATGTCCCGCTGCGTAAGCCTCCTCTATGAACTTTTCAAGTTCCAAAAGAGCTGTATTTGCGTCCATACCTATAAGGTTTATCTCAGTCCTTGCCAATGTACCCTTAGGCACCTGAGGCTCCTTCTTACCAGGAGTTTTCTTGAGCTTGATGAGTGAGTCAATGTCAATCCAGATTCTCATACCCTCAAGGTTAACGTAAGCTTTCCCCTCCTTTATCTGGGAAACCCTTCCCTTCTTGCCCATAAACTCAACCATGTCCCCAACTTTTATCTCTTCCTTTTCTTCTCTGGGCATAAAGAGTTTTAACTGTTTCTCTTGCTCCCTGATAAAGTCCTCAAGCTCTTCCTTAGTTTTTGCCTTTTTGAGGACTTCCTGCCCTTCGTTTATCAGCTTTCTTAAATACTCCTTAGCCTCCTTATAAGCTTCCTTCCAGCCTCTCCTTTTAAATTCCATATACTCTCTGTATAGTTCTTCATACTTCTCCTTCTCCTTACTGAGTTCTTCCTTGAGATTTTCAAGTTCTTCCAGTTTCTCCTCGTATTCCCTCGTGTAATCGGAGAGCTTCTCCATTGCGCTCATGTATTCCCTGCCCTCCGCTTTAATGCTTGATTTTGCAATTTCTATGACTTCCTCGGGAATCCCGCATCTGCTTGCAACCTCAAAAGCCATGCTCTCCCCTATGGTGTTGTAGGCGATTTTGTATAGGGGCTTTAGGGTTTCTCTATCAAAGAGGACACTCCCTGGAACGAAGTAGTCAGAATTTACCGCGTAGACTTTTATAGGCGTGTGATGGGTATTGGCGAAAACCCAAGCTCCTCGCTTCTTCAGATACTCCAGTATTCCTATGCCTAAGGCTGAGCCCTCTACAGGGTCTGTTCCCGCTCCAAGTTCATCCAGGAGCACGAGGGTGTTTTCATCGCTGTTTGGTAGGAACTGGGCTATATTCGTCATATGGGATGAGAAAGTTGAAAGGTTCTGCTCTATGCTTTGCTCATCTCCGATATCTGCAAAAACCCTCTGAAAAACTCTCAGAATGCTCCCCTCTTGTACAGGGACCGGTATGGCGCTCTGAACCATAAGGGTAACTAAACCTAAGGTTTTTAAAGCTACCGTTTTGCCTCCGGTGTTGGGACCTGTAAGTATGAGCCCCTTCTTCTCTTTGATGACTATGTTCACCGGAACGGTATCTGGGTTTATCAGAGCAAGGATAGGATGTTTTACTTCTTTCAATTCAATATGTCCAGCTAACTGGGGAAACTTACCCCCGATGGCTTCCGCAAATTTCCTTTTTGCCTGAAGCAGGTCAATCTTCACGAGGGTTTCAAAGCTCTCTTCTATTTTGGGAGCGAAATCCCCTACGTAAGAGGTTATCCTTCTGAGTACCTTTATAGTTTCCTCCTCTTCCCTCGCTTTCAACTCTGTGAGCTTGTTGTTCAACTGAATTACAAACTGGGGTTCAACATAGGTTGTGTAACCGGAAGAGGAGGTGCCATGGATTATGCCAAATATCTTTTTAACCTGAGAGCTTTTCACAGGAACAACGTAACGGTTATTCCGGAGAGTTATTATCCTGTCAGTGAATACCTTGTCCGCATCTGGTCTCCTCAATAGGCTCTCAAGCCTGTCCATTATCTCCTTTTCCAGACCCCTTATGCTTTTTCTAAGGTTAAAGAGCTCCTCGCTTGCCTCATCTTTAACGAAACCCCTTCTGTCAATCGTAGACTCTATAAGGTTCTCCAGTGAGGAGAATAGGTGTAGCCTCCTTGAAAGTCTTCTCAACGGGACTTTGTTTTCCGCTTCGCTCCCTATAACCTTCCTAACTTCCTTTATGAGTTTCAAAGTGTTCTGGAGTTTTAGTAGTTCCTCAACACTGAGGGACGCCCCCTCAATTCTTGACCTCTTAAGAAGCTCCCTTATATCCTCAAAGTTATAGAGAGTCAGCCCATCAACTTGGGTGAAGCTGTTGAAAAGCTCTATCTCAGAATTGATCTCCTCCAGGGAAGTCATAGGACTTAAATTCTCTATCACCTCATTGGTTGCGGGAGAGTTGGTAAATTCCTTTAACTTCTCTTTAACTTTGTGGAACTCAAGCTTCTGTAAGTCCTGCTCTCTCATAGATTCAGTACATCAAACATGGTGTACATACCGGGTTTTTTACCCTTTATCCATTTTGCTGCTTCAAGAGCTCCCTTTGCAAAGGTGTCCCTGGAACTTGCCCTGTGGGTTAACTCTATCCTCTCTCCAAAACCAAGAAAGTAAACGGTATGGTCTCCAACAACATCGCCTCCCCTTACAGCAAAAACACCGAGCTCCCCCTCTTTCCTGGGTGATTCTCCTTCTCTTCCGTAAATGACCTCGTCCAGTCGTGCGCTTTCTTTGAGTATCTGTGCAAGTTTGACAGCCGTTCCGCTCGGTGCATCCTTCTTGAATCTGTGATGTATCTCTACAACCTCTACATCAAAGTTTTTGTCTTTTAAAACCCTTGCAGCAGTCTCAACGAGCTTGAACAGGAGATTTACCCCAAGGCTCATATTGGGGGAAAACAAAACTGGAGCGGTTTTGGATGCCTCCTCTATCTCGGATAGCTCCTGGGAGGTAAATCCTGTCGTGCCTATCACCACAGCTTTTCCGTCAAGGGTTGCAAGCTTGGTATGTCCTACCGCTGCTGTCGTATTACCCGAAAATTCTATCACCACGTCGCAGGAAGGTAAAAGCTCTTCCAGTCTGCTTGTAAGTGGGACACCCTTGAGCTCTGCTTGCCCGATTGCCTCTCCCAGGTCAATGGAGGGTATACAGTCAGGATGCTCAACTCCTCCAACCACTCTCACCTCTTGGTCCTGCAGGGAAAGCTCTATTATACGCCTTCCCATACGACCGAGAGCTCCACAAACAACTATCCTTGTGCTCATTCTTCCTCCCCGAATATCATACCCTCAAGCTCACTGACTGCTTCTTCAGCCTGGTCCGGAGGGACGACCGAGGGATACAGTGCAACCTTCACCCCTTCCTTGAAGAGGAACTTTGCCACCAGGTCCTGGAGCTTTTCCATCTCCTCAGGGGTTAAGTCATCCCTGATGCTCTCCTCAATAGGCCTGTTGGTTACAAAGAAACCCACCAAACTGAATGGAACTGCAACATACTGCTCTTCCATAGCTCACCTCACAACCAGTTTTTAGTAATAATATCATCTACATGCGTAAAAGAGTTAAGTTAATCAAATTCAAACTTATCCTTGCCCTTATGCCAGTGATAGTGCTGCTGACGAGGATTCTTGCAAGGACTATACGCTGGAAGAAGAGGTACGACTTTGATAAGGATAGGGGAACTATATATGCAATATGGCATGGACAGGCTCTTGCCCTTGCTATGTTCGGGATGGACAGAGGTATATACACCCTTGCAAGCAGGTTCAGGGATGGGGAGATAGCAACCGCGCTCTTGAAAGGTCTGGGTTTCAACGTGGTGAGGGGTTCAACTGAAGAAGGGAAAGTTGAAAAGGGGGGCAGGACAGGAACCCTCAAGCTTATAGATGCCCTAAAGAGAGGTAAAAATGTTGCTATAACCGTTGATGGTCCTAAAGGTCCTGCCTTCAAGGTGAAAAAAGGTGTTGTTTTCCTTGCTCAGAAAACCGGGGCGAAGATAATACCAGCCGTAGTCAAATTTGAGCGTGCCAAGATTCTGAACTCTTGGGACAGGTTTACGATTCCCTACCCTTTCACGAAGGGTGTGGTTGTCATCGGAATGCCAATAGAGGTTAAGGAAGGAGATGACCTTGAGCTTAAGAGGCTTGAGTTAGAAAAGGCTCTCTCTGGGCTTTCTTCTTCGGAGGTTTCTTTTTAGGTGGATAGAATATGTCCGCTACTCTTGGAGCAATCACAAACAGGAAGCTACCTATTAAAGCCGTTGCGAAGATAAAGGGTATAGATAAGATTTTGACAGAGGGTTCTAGAGAAGCTATCACAACAGAGAATTCACCTCGCGGGACAAAAGAGAGAGAAGTTCTGAGTCTGGTTTTCTTCTTCATTCCGTAAAGGTAAGCGGCAAGGTAAGTTGATATAACTTTAAGGACTATACCCAGGGCTATAAGCAGCAGGACAAACCTCAGGTCTTGAGGAAGTGAGAGAGAACTCTCATAGGCAAAGAAGAAGAAAAAGATACCTATGGATAGCTCCTTTAGAGCAGAGAGGTGGTGCTCAATGCTTTCCATCACTCTGGTCTCTGGAACAAGCACACCTAAAAGAAAAGCTCCCAAGGCTTCTGAAAGCCCAGCCTCCTTAAAGGAAACACCTATAACCATTATCAGACCAAGGAGGAAGAACACAAAGCTTTCCTCCTCGGATACTCTGTCAAGCCAGGGTTGAATCTTAGGCATGAGGAGCTTGTAAAACAGATAAAAAACCGTTAAAACCAGGACTATTTTAAAAAGACTTATGGGCAACGTTCCCGGGTCAACACTTCCAAACTCCACAACGGGAATAAGGACAGAGAGGAGTATTATCGCAACCAGGTCTTCAAATATGAGAATTCCAATGAGTAGTTCTGCCTCTGGAGAAGCCAACCTTTTAAAATCCATAAGTAGTTTTGCAACTATGGAGGTGCTGGAGGGGTAAAAGACCCCCGCTATCAGCAGTGAGAGTATCGGGTCAAAACCGAACATTAAGGAGAGGAGGAAGACGGGAAAGAAATTAAAAAGAAGGTCAACCACACCCGGCTTCCATATAGAGACCATGTTTCTGAGCCTTTCAAAGGAATATTCAAGACCTATGAAGAAGAACAGGAGTATTATGCCCGCCTCTTTAAAGAGCTCTATTAACCGTGTGCTTTCAGGGTGCACCCAGAACTTGGCTAAAAAGCCTACAAGTAGATAGGAGATTATCGGAGGTACCCTTACCTTCTTTAGGATATAGGCAGACAGAAACATTATTATGAAGAGTAGATTTATCTGTATGAAGGTTAGAGAATGCTCCATAGTTCAGGTGTAACACTCGCCGCAGTATTCAAGGAAGCTATTTATGTGCTGTCTTGTCCCCACAACTACAAGGGTGTCTCCAGGCTTTATAACGGTATCATATGGGTCTGGACTGACTATCATATCCTCTCCCCTTATTATTGCAACTATTGAGGCTTTTGTCTTCTTCCTTATCTGGGCTTCGGCTATAGTCTTATTCACAAGGTTTGAGCCTTCTCCCACCCTGACCCACTCCATGACCATCTCCTTCATTATGAGCTCCATCTTCTCCGGAGCTACGGGTTGATAGGTAGTGCCAGCGAGTAAAAAGCCCAAATCCTTAGCTTCATCCTCGGTAAGGGATATTACGCAGGTGGGCTCCTCTTCCTCCTGCTCTATTATGTAAAGCTCTCTTCTGCCGGTGTTGTGAATTATAAGGGTAAGTTCTCCACCGTCTTCAAGTTCAAGGGTGTACCTCTTCCCCACCCCCGGTAAGTCAGTTTCCCTAAACCTCATTGAACCTCACTCCACCCAGTAGTTTGGAGCTTCCCTTGTTATCTGAACGTCATGAACGTGAGACTCTCTGTATCCTGCCCATGTGATCCTGACAAACTTCGCCTTTTCTTGAAGCTCCTTAACGCTTCTGCACCCCGTGTAACCCATTCCGGACCTCAGCCCACCAACGAGCTGATATATAACATCGCTCAACTTCCCTTTGTAGGGAACCCTTCCTTCTATACCTTCCGGAACAAACTTCTCAAGCTTGTCCTGTCCGTATCTGTCTGAAGACAGCCTCGTTACCATTGCACCCAAAGAACCCATGCCCCTGTAAACCTTGTAGGCTCTTCCCTGATAGTATATGGTTTCACCAGGGGCTTCCTCAGTGCCTGCCAAGAGGTTTCCCAGCATAACCACATTTGCACCAGCCGCCAAAGCCTTAACGATGTCTCCGGAGTACCTGATACCTCCATCTGCTATTACAGGTATGTCCTCATCCTTTGCGACGCTGTAAGCTTCCATTATAGCTGTAATTTGGGGAACGCCCACACCTGCAACTACACGGGTTGTACATATGGAACCCGGTCCAACACCTATCTTAACTGCATCTGCCCCGGCTTCTATCAGTGCCTTTGTACCCTCTGCGGTTGCAACGTTTCCAGCAACAACCTGCAGGTCCGGAAATTGAGCTTTCACCTTCTTAACTGTATCAAGCACCCTCTTGGAGTGTCCGTGGGCTGTATCAACTACTATAAGGTCAACGCCGGCTTCCGCCAGAGCCGACACCCTATCAATAATATCCTCGCCCGTTCCAACGGCAGCACCGACACGGAGCCTTCCTATTTCGTCCTTGCATGCGTTCGGATATTTTTTCCTCTTGACTATGTCTTTTATGGTTATAAGTCCCTTTATCCTTCCTTCCCTGTCAACTATAGGGAGCTTTTCAACCTTAAATCTTTGAAGTATATCCGTAGCCTCCTCTAAGGTAATTCCCTCCTGAGCTGTAACCAGATTGTCCTTGGTCATGAAAAGGGATACCGGTTTATCGTAATCTGTGGCTTTTATAAACCTCAGGTCTCTGTTCGTCAATATACCAACAAGCTTGTTTTGTTCATCAACGACTGGAACACCAGATATCTTGTACCTTTCCATTATGTCAAGAGCCTCTCTCACCGTTGCCTCTGGTTTCACAGTGACTGGGTTAAGTATCATTCCGCTTTCAGATTTCTTGACCTTCTCCACCTCTCTCGCCTGTTCCTTTATAGGCATGTTTCTGTGGATAATACCCATACCTCCTTCACGGGCAAGGGCTATGGCAAGACGTGCCTCCGTAACGGTGTCCATAGCCGCAGAAACTATGGGTATGTTAAGTTTTATCTTCTTGGTTATGTATGTAGAAACATCTACCTCGTGAGGTAAGACTTCCGAGTAATCAGGAACCAGCAGTACATCATCAAAGGTCAAGCCTTCTTTTATTAGTTTTTCAACCTCTACCATATAAATATTATACAAATCTGATGGTTTTATCACACATCCTGCCGGAAAGGCTATTAACAGACACCCCTCAACTCAAGCAAAAGTTCGTAGATAAGCTTTCCAGGGATATTCAGAGCCTGCTCTATATGCTGGTCAGAAAGTTCCTCAAGGGTTCTAAAGTAGTGATAGAGCTCAAAGAGCTCGTATATACAGCAGTAAAGCTCCCTCTCTAAGTCTTCAAGGTCTTGTTTTACTTCTTCCTTCTGTTTACCAGGGCTCAGGTTTTCGTAAGTTTCTCTGTAGGCTTTAATCTCTTCAACAAGCTCCTTTATGTAACTCTTCATCTTCTTGTGATAGTCCTCTATCTTCTCTGGCAAGATGTCCGTTATCCTTTTCTCCTCTCTCTCGGCAAGTTTCTTGTAGAGTTCTTTCAGCTCCGCATGTTCTTTGATTTTCTCTATACAGGGTCCGACACACTCAAGTATCGTTCTCTTCTCCTCCATAGCTTCCCTCCAAAGATTAAGATAATTCATATCTCTTCAGAATCCACAATTATGGTTACGGGACCCCAGTTCCTTATAAACACATCCATCATAGCTCCAAAGATGCCTGTTTCAACCCTCACACCCTCTCTTCTCAGCCTCTCAACAAACCTGTTGTAAAGCTCCTCCGCCCTGGCAGGCTCCTCCGCAAGCTCAAAACTTGGTCTCCTCCCCTTCTTTACATTCGCATACAGCGTAAATTGAGACACCACAAGAGCCTCACCACCTATGTCAAGCAAGGAGTGCTGGAATTTACCGCTCTCGTCTTCAAATATGCGGAGGTTGACTATCTTACGAACGAGCTTTTCTATGTCTTCTTCGCTATCTCCTTTCTTTACACCGAGCAATATGTTTAAGCCCTTCCCTATCCTTCCAACAACTCTGTCGTTAACCTTGACGAAAGATTCTTCAACTCTTTGCACTACCGCTTTCATGGAAGAAGATTATAATTTTTATACAACCATAAGATGGGAGGGAAAGGATGGAAGACCAAGAGCTCAGGCTGGAAGAACTCTACGAACTTATAGAGGAGGTAGATTCAGTTAAGAATCCCACGTGGAGGGAAGTAGAGGACTTAAACTACAGACTGAGGAAATTCCTTGAAGCTCTGCTGATAAGGACTAAGTACGATTATGAACTTCTTGACCTTTACTACAGGGTAGGGGAGAACTATGAGGAGATAAAGGGAAACCCTTCAAGAGGCTTAAAAACTATAAGGGAAATACTCATATCAGTAGTAAGAAAGCTTGAAGGCGAATAGTTTCACTTTAGGTTCCAGATTATTATCTTCCCCCTATCGTCTCCCGATACAAGCTTTTTACCGTCCGGGGAGAAGCGTAGCCTGGTTACGGACCCCTTATGTCCCTTCAACGTTCCAACGAGTGCGAAGGTCTTAGCATCCCACAGCTTTATAACAGAATCAAACCCAGCGGTTGCTATGAGGTCCCCTTTAGGAGAGTAGTGAACAGTGTAAACAGCCCCTTCATGGGCTTTGATTTTAAACAAACCCTGCCTTTTCACCACGTCCCATACTATCAGGTAACCGTCGTTACCAACGGACACGAGCTTCTCTCCATCAGGGGAGAAGGAAAGGTCATAAACAAAATCTTCATGCCCCTCCAAAACCACGGAGGAGCCGTCAGGGTACCACAATCTTACCGTCGTATCCTTGCTGGCTGAAGCGAACAGGTCCTGGGTGGGGGAAAAATCTATGGAGAATATCCAACCACTATGCCCCTCTACTTTCTTTATAAGTTCCCAGTTTACGGCATCCCATAATCTTATCTCCCACAGGTCATCACCCGAGGCAAGTCTTTTGCCGTACCTTGAGAAAGAGAGAGCCCTCACGTACTCTTCGTGACCTTTCAGAGTTTTCACAAGTTCCCCGTTAGGAAGTCTCCATATCTTTACAGTTCTGTCGTCTCCAGCGGAGGCTATAAAACCCCTTTTGTTTATTGCCACTGATAACACCTGCCCTTTGTGACTTTTTATCTCAAGTACCTTCTTGCCGGACAGGTCCCATACGCGAATGTATCCGTCATCACCGCAACTGACAAAGAACTTCCCGGCAAGGTCAAGGTCTCTGACCGCCCCCCGATGGGCATTTATCACCGTTTGAGCGAATGAGAATAAGACAACAACCAGGAGTATAAAAACGCTTATACCCATACCTACCCCCTTTATATTGAAGATAGTAAAATATGAAAACTATGAAGGTGCAAGAAAAGGTAAAAGTTTCCATAGAAGGAAAAGAGTATGAAGTAGAGAAAGGAACTCCCCTCGGGGAAGTGTTTAGCCTCGCTGGAATAAAGGATGCCCTTGGAGGAAAATTAGGGGGGCGCATAATGGACCTCCAGACACCTATAAAGGATGGTGGAGAGATTACCCCAATATATAAGGATGACCCGGAGAGTCTTGAGATAATGAGGCATTCCCTTGCCCATATTATGGCTCAGGCTCTCAAAGAGCTTTATGGTGTTGATAGGGTGCATCTGGGTGTTGGTCCAACTACTGAGGAAGGTTTTTATTACGACGTTGAGGTTGAAGGGCATAGGATAACCGAAGAAGACCTTCCCAAGATAGAAGAAAAGATGAAAGAGATAATAAGCAGGGACTATCCTATCCTCAGAAAGGAGCTCCAGAGGGAAGAGGCGATAAAACTCTTTGAGCAGCTAAAGGAAAAGTACAAGATAGATATAATCCAGAGGATACCTCCTGACGATGTTATATCAGTTTACGAGCAGGGAGATTTCATAGACCTATGCAGGGGTCCTCACCTGCCCTCAACAGGTAAAGCCGGAGCCTTTAAGCTTACCTCCATTTCAGGAGCTTATTGGCTCGGCAAGGCTGACCAGCCTCAACTTACGAGAATTTACGGTATGGCTTTCTGGTCCGACAAGGAGTTAAAACAGAGGCTTATGTTTTATGAAGAAGCTAAGAAGAGAGACCACAGGAGGCTTGGCAAAGAGCTTGAGTTTTTCATGATAGATGAGAACGTGGGGGCTGGTTTAGTCCTGTGGCTTCCGCGAGGAGCCGTTTACAGGAGAGTTCTTGAAGACTACTGGAAGGAAGAACACCTGAAGAGGGGCTACCAGTTTGTTTACACACCACACGTCGGTAAATCCAAGCTCTGGGAGATAAGTGGACATCTTGAGTGTTACAGACCAAACATGTTCCCCCCTATGGAGATGGAAGGAGAAGAGTACTACGTAAAGCCTATGAACTGTCCCTTCCATATAGCCATATATAAGAGCAGGGTAAGAAGCTACAGAGAGCTTCCTATTAAGCTTGCAGAGCTGGGAACAGTTTACAGATATGAAATGTCCGGAGTACTTCATGGGCTTCTTAGGGTGAGAGGTTTTACCCAGGATGATGCTCATATCATCTGCACTCCGGAGCAGGTTGATGATGTGATTAGGGACACCCTTGACTTAGCCTTAACGGTTCTAAGAGATTTTGGTTTTGATGACTTTAAGATATACGTATCTACAAGACCGGAAGATGCAATAGGTTCAGACCAGCAGTGGGAGGTTTCCGAGAACGCCCTGAAGAAGGCTGTTGAGGACCTGGGTTACAGCTATGAGATAGATGAAGGTGGTGGAGCCTTCTACGGACCTAAAATTGACGTGAAGATAAGAGATGCTATAGGAAGGCTCTGGCAGTGCTCAACCATCCAGTTTGACTTTAACCTTCCGGAGCGTTTTGACATGACCTATGTAGGTGCGGACAATCAGAAACACAGACCCTACATGATACACAGAGCCTTGCTGGGTTCAATAGAGAGGTTCACCGGGATACTTCTTGAGCATTATGCAGGTTTATTGCCAGTATGGTTATCTCCAACCCAGGTCAGGATAGTTCCTATAGCCGACAGACACTTGGACTACGGAAATAAGGTTCTTTCAGCCCTTGAGGAGGCAGGTTTCAGAGCCGACATAGACGACAGGGACGAACGGATGAACGCCAAGATAAGGGAAGCAGAACTGATGAAGATACCGTACATACTCGTTATAGGGGACAGGGAAGCTGAGGCTGGAACCGTCTCGGTGAGAAGCAAGAAAGAAGGAAACTTAGGCTCAATGACGATAGAGGAGTTCTTGAAGTTTCTAAAAGAAAAGGTAGAGAGGAAAGAGTAGTTGAGTGGTTGCCCAACTACCTGGGTAGGTGATTACCTGTTAAAGCCTTTGTGTCCCGTAGCCAAGTTCGTTTTTGTAAACCTCTTTAAGGTCAGCGTTTACGGACGTGAGAACATACCTCCAAAGGGTCCTTATATAGTGGCTTCAAATCACAGGAGCCATTTAGACCCTCCGGTTCTAAATTCCGTGTTTCCAGAACCGCTCCTATTTCTGGCAAAAGAAGAACTCTTTAAGCCGCCTTTTGGCTGGCTCATAAGACACATGAGAACTGTTCCAGTAAAAAGGGGTAGTGGCGATGTAGACACACTGGAGATGAGCCTGGAATTTCTCCGCAAAGGATGCAAGCTTGCCATATTTCCTGAAGGGACAAGGGCAAAACCTGGAGAGTTCTTAAGACCTAAACCGGGGGTGGGGCTCCTCGCCGTAAAGAGCGGTGTTCCGGTTATTCCAGTTTTAGTGGAAGGAACAGACAGGGTGTTCCCAAGAGGCAGTAAATTCCCAAAACCCGGACATCCGATAAAGGTACGCATTGGAAAGCCTAAAGTATACACTGGCTATGAGGATAATCTAAAGGGCTACAGAAGAGCCGCCCTGGATATAATGGAGGATATTAGGAAGCTTCTTCCTCATCCTTCATGAGTTTATAAACTATGGCGTCCCTTAAGGCTATCCAGGAAGCTTCTATAACGTTCTCAGAAACCCCAACCGTCCCCCACTTTCTCTTGCTATCGCCCGACTCTATGAGAACCCTAACCTTTGCAGAAGTTCCGGCAGACTCATTTATTATCCTAACTTTGTAGTCTATAAGCTGCATCTCTCTGAGATTTGGGTAGAATTCTTCAAGAGCTTTTCTCAACGCTCTGTCAAGGGCACTTACCGGACCGTTTCCCAAAGCAGCCGTATGTTCATCAACACCTTCAACGGCAAGCCTCACAGTCGCTTCTGAGGTTGGCAGGCTATCGTTCCTCCTTTTGGCGATAAGAACCCTGTAAGCATCAAAGTCAAAGTAGTCCTTCACAAGTCCAAAATGCCTCTTACATAAGAGTTCTAAGGAAGCTTCGGCAGCTTCAAAGTGATACCCTTCATTTTCAAGCTCCTTAACCCTTTCAACAAGCCTAAGCAGTTCCGGAGAGTTCTCATCTACGTTGATACCGAACTCCCTGAGTTTATATATAAGGTTGCTCTTACCCGCCAGGTCCGAGACCGTTATCTTCCTTCTATTTCCAACGAGGGAAGGGTCTATATGTTCGTAGGTTAGCGCTTTCTTCATCACAGCCGAAGCATGAACACCACCCTTGTGAGCGAAGGCACTTTCTCCAACGTAGGGCATGTTTCTTGGTAGGGGCATGTTGGACAGCTCAGCCACAAACCTGGCTATTTCCGTTAGTCTTTTGAGGTTTTCTTCAGGTATGACTTTAA from Hydrogenivirga caldilitoris includes these protein-coding regions:
- a CDS encoding endonuclease MutS2 produces the protein MREQDLQKLEFHKVKEKLKEFTNSPATNEVIENLSPMTSLEEINSEIELFNSFTQVDGLTLYNFEDIRELLKRSRIEGASLSVEELLKLQNTLKLIKEVRKVIGSEAENKVPLRRLSRRLHLFSSLENLIESTIDRRGFVKDEASEELFNLRKSIRGLEKEIMDRLESLLRRPDADKVFTDRIITLRNNRYVVPVKSSQVKKIFGIIHGTSSSGYTTYVEPQFVIQLNNKLTELKAREEEETIKVLRRITSYVGDFAPKIEESFETLVKIDLLQAKRKFAEAIGGKFPQLAGHIELKEVKHPILALINPDTVPVNIVIKEKKGLILTGPNTGGKTVALKTLGLVTLMVQSAIPVPVQEGSILRVFQRVFADIGDEQSIEQNLSTFSSHMTNIAQFLPNSDENTLVLLDELGAGTDPVEGSALGIGILEYLKKRGAWVFANTHHTPIKVYAVNSDYFVPGSVLFDRETLKPLYKIAYNTIGESMAFEVASRCGIPEEVIEIAKSSIKAEGREYMSAMEKLSDYTREYEEKLEELENLKEELSKEKEKYEELYREYMEFKRRGWKEAYKEAKEYLRKLINEGQEVLKKAKTKEELEDFIREQEKQLKLFMPREEKEEIKVGDMVEFMGKKGRVSQIKEGKAYVNLEGMRIWIDIDSLIKLKKTPGKKEPQVPKGTLARTEINLIGMDANTALLELEKFIEEAYAAGHKSVRVVHGIGKGVLKQVVHEFLSKSDKVRFYREAYPKEGGSGVTMVYLNVQ
- the dapB gene encoding 4-hydroxy-tetrahydrodipicolinate reductase → MSTRIVVCGALGRMGRRIIELSLQDQEVRVVGGVEHPDCIPSIDLGEAIGQAELKGVPLTSRLEELLPSCDVVIEFSGNTTAAVGHTKLATLDGKAVVIGTTGFTSQELSEIEEASKTAPVLFSPNMSLGVNLLFKLVETAARVLKDKNFDVEVVEIHHRFKKDAPSGTAVKLAQILKESARLDEVIYGREGESPRKEGELGVFAVRGGDVVGDHTVYFLGFGERIELTHRASSRDTFAKGALEAAKWIKGKKPGMYTMFDVLNL
- a CDS encoding lysophospholipid acyltransferase family protein; amino-acid sequence: MRKRVKLIKFKLILALMPVIVLLTRILARTIRWKKRYDFDKDRGTIYAIWHGQALALAMFGMDRGIYTLASRFRDGEIATALLKGLGFNVVRGSTEEGKVEKGGRTGTLKLIDALKRGKNVAITVDGPKGPAFKVKKGVVFLAQKTGAKIIPAVVKFERAKILNSWDRFTIPYPFTKGVVVIGMPIEVKEGDDLELKRLELEKALSGLSSSEVSF
- a CDS encoding cation:proton antiporter, with the protein product MEHSLTFIQINLLFIIMFLSAYILKKVRVPPIISYLLVGFLAKFWVHPESTRLIELFKEAGIILLFFFIGLEYSFERLRNMVSIWKPGVVDLLFNFFPVFLLSLMFGFDPILSLLIAGVFYPSSTSIVAKLLMDFKRLASPEAELLIGILIFEDLVAIILLSVLIPVVEFGSVDPGTLPISLFKIVLVLTVFYLFYKLLMPKIQPWLDRVSEEESFVFFLLGLIMVIGVSFKEAGLSEALGAFLLGVLVPETRVMESIEHHLSALKELSIGIFFFFFAYESSLSLPQDLRFVLLLIALGIVLKVISTYLAAYLYGMKKKTRLRTSLSFVPRGEFSVVIASLEPSVKILSIPFIFATALIGSFLFVIAPRVADIFYPPKKKPPKKKAQREPFLTQAS
- a CDS encoding cation:proton antiporter regulatory subunit, with translation MRFRETDLPGVGKRYTLELEDGGELTLIIHNTGRRELYIIEQEEEEPTCVISLTEDEAKDLGFLLAGTTYQPVAPEKMELIMKEMVMEWVRVGEGSNLVNKTIAEAQIRKKTKASIVAIIRGEDMIVSPDPYDTVIKPGDTLVVVGTRQHINSFLEYCGECYT
- the guaB gene encoding IMP dehydrogenase, whose translation is MVEVEKLIKEGLTFDDVLLVPDYSEVLPHEVDVSTYITKKIKLNIPIVSAAMDTVTEARLAIALAREGGMGIIHRNMPIKEQAREVEKVKKSESGMILNPVTVKPEATVREALDIMERYKISGVPVVDEQNKLVGILTNRDLRFIKATDYDKPVSLFMTKDNLVTAQEGITLEEATDILQRFKVEKLPIVDREGRIKGLITIKDIVKRKKYPNACKDEIGRLRVGAAVGTGEDIIDRVSALAEAGVDLIVVDTAHGHSKRVLDTVKKVKAQFPDLQVVAGNVATAEGTKALIEAGADAVKIGVGPGSICTTRVVAGVGVPQITAIMEAYSVAKDEDIPVIADGGIRYSGDIVKALAAGANVVMLGNLLAGTEEAPGETIYYQGRAYKVYRGMGSLGAMVTRLSSDRYGQDKLEKFVPEGIEGRVPYKGKLSDVIYQLVGGLRSGMGYTGCRSVKELQEKAKFVRITWAGYRESHVHDVQITREAPNYWVE
- the dtd gene encoding D-aminoacyl-tRNA deacylase — translated: MKAVVQRVEESFVKVNDRVVGRIGKGLNILLGVKKGDSEEDIEKLVRKIVNLRIFEDESGKFQHSLLDIGGEALVVSQFTLYANVKKGRRPSFELAEEPARAEELYNRFVERLRREGVRVETGIFGAMMDVFIRNWGPVTIIVDSEEI
- a CDS encoding WD40 repeat domain-containing protein, with the translated sequence MGISVFILLVVVLFSFAQTVINAHRGAVRDLDLAGKFFVSCGDDGYIRVWDLSGKKVLEIKSHKGQVLSVAINKRGFIASAGDDRTVKIWRLPNGELVKTLKGHEEYVRALSFSRYGKRLASGDDLWEIRLWDAVNWELIKKVEGHSGWIFSIDFSPTQDLFASASKDTTVRLWYPDGSSVVLEGHEDFVYDLSFSPDGEKLVSVGNDGYLIVWDVVKRQGLFKIKAHEGAVYTVHYSPKGDLIATAGFDSVIKLWDAKTFALVGTLKGHKGSVTRLRFSPDGKKLVSGDDRGKIIIWNLK